A single region of the Maniola jurtina chromosome 6, ilManJurt1.1, whole genome shotgun sequence genome encodes:
- the LOC123866205 gene encoding ufm1-specific protease 2 codes for MSPRLKISKYVIERLSKIDTNEPTGCLFGLMYDSTLLVVGLSLEFFENGQKTYRQLLLNLPAEIELCGVIKFSETLSVESKPKEIFQDVDITDNPLFIVLNKNKTIKAHFLVHDKFEETSYEVLQPDELWKQFIHVRLNTVLPLQCEATIAGVKNIMQNKRKKIASGQVSFHIDGTSIYLFGIASDVGVTGTSTEANIGELMDSFGSEQTSKKKKHSLNKVEIVPVNLVLKATKDMLSDKLVKTAVKMMTTQRKPSFYISMPLRVDTLAMVHRNTKLSELYTVLVEAACRSLRLLECVLLEQLGQEGIGDGAGLRLPETFHFLPPEIGHFITRIVPKGIPDESMERERRSLHEQLCLPLDRPMFRRGNAYPSNSAKLINPHEALPPQPLKPDVTVAVVRGRYSYHHYMQDNFNDDGWGCAYRSMQTIFSWFRFQGYSTIDVPTHRDIQQCLVNIGDKPSSFLGSKQWIGSTEVMFCLETLLGVQSRIIFANTGSELLSYTPELVHHFERHGSPIMIGGGVLAHTILGVEYNSVTNETRYLILDPHYTGADDISVVIGKGWCGWKNSDFWNKTAHYNLCLPQTKPAI; via the exons ATGTCACCACGtcttaaaatatcaaaatatgttATTGAG CGGCTATCTAAGATTGATACGAATGAGCCTACAGGATGTCTGTTCGGTCTCATGTACGACAGCACTTTACTCGTTGTGGGACTTAGCTTAGAATTCTTTGAAAATGGACAGAAAACATACAGACAACTTCTTCTTAATTTGCCCGCCGAAATAGAGTTATGTGGTGTTATAAAATTCAGCGAAACTTTGTCCGTAGAATCTAAACCTAAGGAAATATTTCAG GATGTAGACATAACGGACAATCCtctttttattgtattaaataagAATAAAACGATAAAAGCACATTTTTTGGTGCATGACAAATTTGAAGAAACAAGCTATGAAGTGTTGCAGCCTGATGAACTGTGGAAGCAGTTTATTCATGTGCGCCTGAACACTGTACTGCCTTTACAATGTGAAGCAACAATTGCAGGGgtcaaaaatattatgcaaaataaGAGGAAAAAG ataGCATCTGGGCAAGTGTCATTTCATATAGATGGGACCTCAATATACTTATTTGGAATAGCCTCAGATGTTGGGGTGACTGGTACAAGTACTGAAGCTAATATAGGAGAGCTAATGGACTCATTTGGGTCAGAACAAACTtccaaaaagaaaaaacacagtTTAAATAAAGTG GAAATTGTTCCTGTCAACTTAGTACTGAAGGCAACAAAAGACATGTTATCAGATAAGCTTGTTAAAACAGCTGTGAAGATGATGACTACACAGAGAAAAC CTTCATTTTATATCAGTATGCCCCTACGAGTGGATACTTTGGCCATGGTACACAGAAACACAAAACTGTCAGAGCTGTATACTGTCCTGGTTGAGGCGGCTTGCAGGTCTCTCAGACTACTGGAATGCGTCTTGTTGGAGCAACTTG GTCAAGAAGGTATTGGGGATGGAGCAGGATTACGATTACCTGAAACTTTCCATTTTCTACCTCCAGAGATTGGTCACTTTATCACAAGAATTGTACCTAAAGGCATACCTGATGAAAGCATGG AAAGGGAAAGGCGGTCGCTGCACGAGCAGCTGTGTTTGCCACTAGACAGACCTATGTTCCGAAGGGGGAACGCATATCCGTCAAATAGTGCGAAACTGATAAACCCGCACGAAGCGTTGCCACCGCAGCCGCTCAAACCTGATGTCACAGTGGCTGTGGTGCGCGGGCGCTACTCCTACCACCACTACATGCAAGACAACTTCAACGATGACGGTTGGGGCTGTGCCTACCGCTCAATGCAAACTATATTTTCCTGGTTCAG gtTTCAAGGATATAGTACAATTGATGTGCCAACTCACAGAGATATCCAACAGTGCCTTGTCAATATTGGCGATAAGCCATCCTCGTTTTTAGGTTCTAAGCAATGGATCGGATCTACGGAAGTGATGTTTTGTTTGGAAACCCTGTTGGGTGTACAGTCTAGAATTATTTTTGCCAACACAGGCTCAGAATTGCTCAGCTATACACCAGAACTTGTACATCATTTTGAACGACATGGAAGCCCAATCATGATAG GTGGCGGCGTCCTAGCACATACAATACTAGGCGTAGAATACAACAGCGTGACAAACGAGACCCGGTACCTCATTCTCGACCCGCACTACACGGGCGCAGACGACATTAGCGTCGTCATCGGCAAGGGTTGGTGCGGCTGGAAGAATTCCGACTTTTGGAACAAAACGGCGCACTATAACCTATGCCTACCGCAGACTAAACCAGCCATataa